In a single window of the Nicotiana tomentosiformis chromosome 8, ASM39032v3, whole genome shotgun sequence genome:
- the LOC138898058 gene encoding uncharacterized protein — MPVIENNCKLGGETYHNIERVNAIEKGRWWSSKIESILMWLGYEPGKGLGPKLQGITEPIRPQYHGTTFGLRYEYNMQEYQDWTPLWHDSYYPLEQPIPPLHQTFRQTDVIWESEEDKVLADMRKLFLHEEDIDCSAILEEEEEDPTIQRVREGAALKNWTAASSRARRVPGIIITYPDEPTTVTCNETTRHKKSDSKDLEDDIIPKEIVKEVENFENKPKSNLEETEAVNLADSETIKETRISIHLSPSEKVEYTRISPDLDGRSGRLKKNLHHAMGIYCYKMMPFDLKNSGATYMRAMTTLFHDMIHKEIELNHEKCPFGVSAKKLLDLIISRRGTELDPSKIKAIQDLPPPKNQDVMSFLGCLNYISRFMAHSIVIYEPIFKMLKKYDATSWTEECQKAFDKIKEYFSKSLVLVPPEPGRSLLLYLSMLDGAFGCILGQHDETGRKEQAIYYLSKKFTPYEAQFILVAIYYLTKWVEVASYKAVTKKVEVDFVRDRIVCRLGVPESIITDNAANLYSDMIRAMCETFKIKHQNSTAYRPQMNGAVIAANKNIKKILRKMVDNYKQWHEKLPFAFLGYRTTVRMSTEATPYLLVYGTEAIIPVEVEIPSLRIIQEAEFSIAEWIQSLFEQMYLIDGKRMNAVCHG; from the exons ATGCCAGTTATCGAGAATAATTGCAAATTGGGAGGAGAAACATACCACAACATTGAGCGAGTAAATGCAATTGAAAAGGGTCGATGGTGGAGCAGCAAGATAGAGAGCATACTGATGTGGTTGGggtatgaaccaggcaagggtcttggTCCAAAGCTTCAAGGGATCACGGAACCGATACGACCACAATATCATGGAACAACCTTTGGTCTCAGGTATGAATATAACATGCAAGAATATCAGGATTGGACACCGCTGTGGCATGACTCTTACTATCCAttggaacaacccataccaccgCTGCACCAGACATTCCGCCAGACTGATGTGATTTGGGAATCCGAGGAAGACAAGGTTTTGGCTGATATGAGGAAGTTGTTTTTGCATGAGGAAGATATAGACTGCAGTGCAATcttagaggaggaggaggaagaccctACCATTCAGAGAGTGAGAGAAGGAGCTgctctcaagaactggactgctgcatcATCCCGGGCTCGCCGTGTACCTGG cataattattacatatcctgatgaacctacgactgtgacatgtaatgagacaacacgACATAAGAAAAGTGATTCGAAAGATTTGGAGGATGATATAATACCTaaggaaattgtcaaagaagtagagaattttgagaaTAAACCAAAATCCAATTTGGAAGAAACTGAGGCGGTTAACTTAGCGGATTCTGAAACaatcaaagaaactcgcataagcattcatctatcaccttCAGAGAAGGTAGAGTATACCAG GATATCACCAGATTTGGATGGACGAAGTGGACGCCTAAAAAAAAACCTTCATCACGCCATGgggatatattgttacaaaatgatgccatttgaTTTGAAGAACTCTGGGGCtacctacatgagagccatgactactCTTTTCCAcgatatgatacacaaggaaatagag CTAAATCATGAGAAATGTCCTTTTGGAGTCTCCGCTAAGAAGTTGCTGGATTTAATCATCAGTCGTCGTGGTACTGAGCTAGATccatcaaaaatcaaagctattcaGGACTTGCCACCGCCAAAAAACCAGGacgtgatgagttttctaggatgcctcaattatatcagccgtTTTATGGCACATTCAATAGTAATATATGAGCCAATCTTCAAAATGCTAAAGAAATATGATGCAACGAGCTGGACCGAAGAATGTCAAAAGGCatttgacaaaatcaaggagtacttCTCTAAGTCGCTCGTGTTGGTCCCACCAGAGCCCGGAAGATCTTTATTGCTATACCTATCCATGTTGGATGGAGCCTTTGGTTGCatcctggggcaacatgatgaaaCCGGGAGGAAAGAGCAGGCGATATACTacctgagtaagaagttcacgcctTACGAAGCCCA gttcattttggtggctataTATTACTTAACAAAATGGGTCGAAGTTGCTTCCTATAAAGCTGTGACTAAGAAGGTCGAAGTAGATTTTGTTCGGGATCGTATTGTTTGTCGACttggagtacctgagtcaatcattactgacaatgccgccaatctctaTAGTGATATGATAAgagccatgtgtgaaacattcaagatcaagcaccaAAATTCTACGGCATACAgaccgcaaatgaatggagctgtgatagccgccaacaagaacatcaagaagatattaaggaagatggtggacaactacaagcaatggcatgagaagctaccatttgctttTCTTGGGTACCGTACCACAGTTCGTATGTCAACTGAGGCAACCCCCTATCTactggtctatggtactgaagctATTATACCCGTCGAGGTGGAGATTCCTTCCCTAAGAATCATACAGGAGGCCGAGTTCAGCATTGCAGAATGGATACAGAGCCTCTTTGAGCAAATGTATCTCATTGACGGTAAGAGAATGAACGCAGTGTGTCATGGTTAA